From Pseudovibrio sp. Tun.PSC04-5.I4, a single genomic window includes:
- a CDS encoding DMT family transporter — protein sequence MFLQLRTALTPAIWGTTYAVTTLLLPGQDPVWMVVYRLLPAGLLLLMFAPGLLSSKWAKRAMVIGLTNLSMIFFVFIAAFRLPSGMAGTLMATLPLQILFYIWILQGKKPVPRQLMASVIGLFGVSLLLLGAVDLDWIGIGAALAACVSTFTGVYLGSKWGRPETSMVTYTGWHVTLGGLYALPIAFLFEGAAPMPDWNMALAFFWIGILGMGWASVNWLNGIVQLKPTTIGFLSLVNPVSAVLCGQLLVGEQFGLRQWVGITIVLGSIVFALKTPSAAKVAAQAKEVTATP from the coding sequence GTGTTCCTTCAACTGCGCACGGCGCTCACCCCGGCCATCTGGGGCACAACCTATGCCGTCACCACCCTATTGTTACCGGGGCAGGATCCGGTCTGGATGGTTGTCTATCGGCTTTTGCCTGCTGGTCTTTTACTGCTGATGTTTGCGCCGGGTCTGCTGTCCTCAAAATGGGCAAAGCGCGCCATGGTCATTGGGCTCACCAACCTTTCCATGATCTTCTTCGTGTTCATCGCAGCATTCCGCCTCCCAAGCGGCATGGCCGGAACGCTCATGGCAACACTACCGCTCCAAATCCTCTTCTACATCTGGATCCTACAAGGCAAAAAACCGGTTCCTCGGCAGCTAATGGCGTCAGTCATTGGCCTATTCGGTGTTAGCCTGCTGCTGCTCGGCGCGGTTGATCTGGACTGGATCGGTATCGGAGCTGCATTGGCTGCGTGTGTCAGCACGTTTACCGGTGTTTACTTGGGCAGCAAATGGGGGCGACCGGAGACCAGCATGGTCACCTATACCGGGTGGCATGTCACTCTGGGCGGCCTCTATGCACTGCCCATCGCTTTTCTGTTCGAGGGGGCAGCTCCAATGCCGGATTGGAATATGGCACTGGCCTTCTTCTGGATCGGAATTTTGGGAATGGGCTGGGCATCCGTGAACTGGCTCAACGGCATCGTGCAGCTCAAACCAACAACCATCGGTTTCTTGTCGCTGGTCAATCCGGTATCAGCCGTGCTCTGTGGTCAGTTGCTGGTTGGGGAACAGTTTGGCCTTCGCCAATGGGTCGGCATTACAATTGTGCTCGGCAGCATCGTCTTTGCGCTCAAAACACCATCCGCTGCGAAAGTTGCAGCCCAAGCAAAAGAAGTCACCGCAACCCCATAA
- a CDS encoding ABC transporter substrate-binding protein produces MLNYKFAIATLAFALPFGAIEASAADAPACEIDRPVVFAGVDLDSTAFSNSVASFIIKNGYGCETDSIPGSTIPLLNGLARGDIDVFMEAWPVNVGEALAKGEAKGDYVNLGINFDNVTQAWYVPKYLVEGENAPAKGLKSVTDLPKYKDVFSDPEEPGKGRFYNCIAGWGCEIVNTKKLNAYGLLDDYVNFRPGTGAALAATIDSNMRRKRPIVFYYWGPTWVMGKYGDEMVQLEEPAYNKAVWDALDAEDDASLVKEAVAYPLAAAHVYVNSEFQALAPQLVEFLTNYKTTAPVVSKGLAYMLDTDGTTDDAAIEFLKTNPDMWTKWVSADVQERVKAALAQ; encoded by the coding sequence GTGCTTAATTACAAATTCGCAATTGCAACTCTTGCCTTTGCTCTCCCGTTTGGTGCGATAGAAGCATCTGCTGCTGACGCTCCTGCCTGTGAAATTGATCGTCCTGTTGTGTTTGCTGGCGTGGATCTTGATTCCACCGCTTTTAGTAATTCGGTTGCCAGCTTCATCATTAAGAACGGTTATGGCTGTGAAACGGATAGCATTCCGGGATCAACCATTCCGCTCCTCAACGGTTTGGCCCGTGGCGACATCGATGTGTTCATGGAAGCCTGGCCGGTTAACGTGGGTGAAGCGTTAGCAAAAGGAGAGGCAAAAGGGGACTATGTTAACCTGGGGATCAACTTTGATAATGTGACTCAGGCTTGGTATGTGCCTAAATATCTGGTTGAGGGCGAAAATGCGCCTGCCAAGGGCCTTAAGTCTGTTACAGATCTTCCTAAGTATAAAGACGTTTTTTCTGACCCTGAAGAGCCAGGTAAAGGCCGCTTCTATAACTGTATCGCTGGTTGGGGTTGTGAGATAGTCAACACCAAAAAGCTGAACGCCTATGGTTTGCTGGATGATTACGTAAACTTCCGCCCTGGCACTGGTGCGGCATTGGCAGCCACAATTGATTCAAATATGCGCCGCAAAAGACCAATCGTGTTTTATTACTGGGGTCCTACCTGGGTAATGGGCAAGTATGGTGATGAGATGGTGCAACTTGAAGAGCCAGCATACAACAAAGCTGTATGGGACGCGCTGGATGCTGAAGACGATGCAAGCCTGGTTAAGGAAGCCGTAGCTTATCCTTTGGCCGCAGCCCATGTATACGTTAACAGCGAATTCCAAGCTCTTGCTCCGCAGCTGGTTGAGTTCCTGACCAACTACAAAACGACTGCCCCTGTTGTTTCTAAAGGACTGGCCTACATGCTGGACACTGATGGAACTACCGATGATGCTGCAATTGAGTTTTTGAAGACTAACCCTGATATGTGGACAAAGTGGGTTTCCGCTGATGTTCAAGAACGGGTTAAAGCTGCACTCGCGCAGTAA